The following proteins are co-located in the Phaeodactylum tricornutum CCAP 1055/1 chromosome 2, whole genome shotgun sequence genome:
- a CDS encoding predicted protein — MSRHIQDKSTIRPLSWVDARSRLRLLLKSYLQESTNISKKEETPEDSIREKESLLSQWVTRDLDLYCGALMLSTVIFILACFSLKERHDGVGEGPLEPGASLGVYRSQVTAGFFLVVGSIVSIWTVHRRRFLCQNDGENAKKREISKFLRAWECMEGKASADSAETNTGNIDIPLELAGTALTDIYPVYRRNGVRKASKASWKRIPSLLMAEGDLIALQIGDVAPADCVFVSNPEKQMEAGERITLQTFDQSLDDVISRLPKGRTTLEPDSEHLLSMCNKMQIFRVLKAPLAKFIRPSYGKSRPSQIVRQLKAIRKCLAVAAPVLLILTAGIVFSRPGIVSGNLSLILPLPLLASVGVLPVVGPAFMFFLEVLGTARILRTIHPFSSTSLDEKFQAESFFRSRLLLQYVVVTGLSRLSLWKYADRIVHFYRRFYPDRSGGSDVFKLVRVPPASINLLEKLGIATVFALVDDELACEPHAIPQQLLIPSGKGLKLLDLCPTFDEDSDDETGSARGRTVDSDSDSEGGESTFHSTLRRKVLRRPLLRARKAKQHDSENETDGTDATSLDVQFEDPLWWQFLPSLKCIGLSCLLMEKTKIPTEIPHTSTNPNADDYESCELDGAESALVKLLCTERRSYQFRSLAECIGFSTEPNALGSVGDISPFVERLRLHILSNGLFKERLKSDAHERSSGQSRWWGVIRPDSTSVIVEDKRSNAYQLLTVGDPLVVTNLCNEAWQGETSTILPLAAQDRNTILETSKNWKLADLDVAAFGYSPVPRTLESRLSQEKVQNPSYLLDCGQPGQSVLKGKSASEEWGLVRNQIFLGVLGSLVVPRREIHKLLSTLGDAGVRFVYFSPRNMRRQKELASQMGIDVAWNCAISLRALASGEEDPHRMVSNYADWDINAKLPHGVEDVRKHLKEVDNVPLLVSLFTDATKATTKDMVDIFQEYHETAITVGLSHLPWNNEIFSTADIAVGIDILTDITDTLPAAWGEGGEASMTRNHVLPSELEFVCAIASHSCAFRFQGASSLSHLPEILEQGRAALEAVTAAARVPPKNDQTVVFPSRNEGVRLYRTMLLKALLPAIFPQLMHLIVFGELMLEMEPALIEMRCPSASSWVDVVRCDSLEEYSGPARISAGVIVFALFVFCNIVVSTSFVRRFELITDYPPWRDNKIVIWALVIGVLITIVYVILAVDEAASGSQLPWYFYALSVLIPLPCLVWNEWCKREEAKQERRADKLRRLQFETRLGAWSPR, encoded by the exons ATGAGTCGCCACATCCAAGATAAAAGCACGATCCGGCCGCTGTCCTGGGTAGACGCTAGATCACGGCTAAGACTCCTATTGAAGTCGTACTTGCAGGAGTCAACAAATATTTCAAAGAAGGAGGAGACACCCGAAGACAGTATTCGGGAGAAGGAATCCCTTCTTTCTCAATGGGTGACTCGAGATCTTGATCTATATTGTGGAGCATTGATGCTCTCAACCGTAATTTTCATCTTGGCCTGTTTTTCCCTAAAAGAACGCCATGACGGAGTTGGAGAGGGTCCTCTGGAGCCTGGCGCCTCACTAGGAGTCTATCGATCGCAAGTCACTGCAGGTTTTTTCCTAGTTGTTGGCTCCATCGTCAGTATCTGGACGGTTcaccgtcgtcgttttctttgtcaaaatgATGGAGAAAACGCTAAGAAGCGGGAAATTTCTAAGTTTCTCCGAGCTTGGGAGTGTATGGAGGGGAAGGCGAGTGCTGATAGCGCCGAAACAAACACGGGAAACATCGATATTCCGCTCGAATTGGCTGGAACTGCGCTGACAGACATATATCCGGTGTACCGAAGAAATGGGGTGCGAAAGGCTTCAAAAGCATCCTGGAAGCGCATTCCAAGCTTATTGATGGCTGAAGGCGATTTGATTGCGCTTCAAATTGGTGACGTCGCTCCTGCTGATTGTGTATTCGTCAGCAATCctgagaaacaaatggaaGCCGGTGAGAGGATCACTTTGCAGACCTTTGATCAGAGTCTAGATGATGTCATAAGCCGTCTACCGAAAGGCAGGACGACACTGGAGCCGGACTCGGAACATCTCTTGTCGATGTGTAACAAGATGCAAATATTCCGAGTCTTGAAGGCTCCACTTGCTAAGTTTATACGGCCTTCCTATG GCAAATCGCGTCCGTCTCAAATCGTTCGGCAACTTAAAGCAATAAGGAAATGCCTAGCAGTTGCTGCACCTGTACTGCTTATCTTGACGGCGGGAATTGTCTTTTCCAGGCCGGGGATCGTATCCGGAAATCTTTCGTTGAtcttgccgctgccgctgctGGCATCTGTTGGTGTCCTGCCCGTGGTTGGTCCTGCTTTCATGTTTTTTTTGGAGGTTCTCGGAACAGCACGCATCCTTCGCACGATTCATCCCTTTTCGAGCACATCTCTTGACGAAAAATTTCAGGCAGAAAGCTTTTTCAGGTCACGACTCCTTCTTCAAtatgttgttgttactgGTTTGTCACGGCTTTCGCTCTGGAAGTATGCTGACAGGATAGTACATTTTTACCGTCGCTTCTATCCTGATCGCAGTGGTGGCTCTGATGTGTTCAAGCTCGTGCGCGTCCCTCCCGCTTCCATTAATCTGCTTGAAAAGCTCGGAATTGCAACTGTATTCGCCTTGGTTGATGATGAGCTTGCATGTGAACCCCATGCTATCCCACAGCAACTCCTGATACCGTCCGGAAAGGGCCTAAAgcttttggatttgtgtcCAACGTTTGACGAAGACAGTGACGATGAGACAGGATCGGCAAGGGGTCGAACTGTAGACTCTGATTCAGATTCAGAGGGCGGTGAGAGTACCTTTCACAGCACTCTTCGCAGAAAGGTGTTAAGACGACCACTGCTACGAGCTCGCAAGGCGAAACAACACGACAGCGAAAACGAAACGGACGGCACAGATGCAACCTCACTTGATGTACAGTTTGAAGATCCTCTTTGGTGGCAATTTCTACCTTCCTTAAAATGTATTGGGCTTTCTTGCCTTTTGATGGAGAAGACTAAGATTCCTACTGAAATTCCTCATACCAGTACCAATCCCAACGCTGACGACTACGAGTCCTGTGAATTAGATGGTGCAGAGTCAGCCCTCGTGAAATTGCTCTGTACGGAGCGTCGGAGCTATCAATTTAGGTCGCTGGCCGAGTGTATAGGATTCAGCACGGAACCGAACGCCTTGGGTTCTGTTGGTGATATTTCGCCATTCGTCGAACGTCTTCGACTTCATATTTTATCTAATGGCCTATTCAAGGAAAGATTAAAAAGCGATGCCCATGAACGGAGTTCCGGTCAATCTCGTTGGTGGGGAGTGATTCGTCCGGATTCCACGTCTGTAATTGTCGAAGACAAAAGGTCCAACGCCTATCAATTACTAACTGTCGGGGACCCTCTTGTTGTCACCAACTTGTGCAACGAGGCGTGGCAAGGAGAGACTTCAACGATTCTCCCTTTAGCCGCACAAGATCGAAACACTATTTTGGAAACCAGCAAGAACTGGAAGTTAGCTGATTTAGATGTAGCGGCGTTCGGCTACTCTCCGGTACCTCGTACTCTAGAAAGCCGCTTGTCACAGGAAAAAGTACAGAACCCG TCTTATCTCCTCGATTGCGGGCAGCCGGGTCAGTCTGTGCTGAAAGGCAAGAGTGCCTCGGAAGAGTGGGGGCTTGTGCGAAATCAAATTTTCCTAGGCGTTCTGGGATCACTTGTTGTACCTCGCCGAGAAATACATAAACTTTTGAGCACGTTGGGTGATGCAGGAGTGAGATTCGTTTACTTTTCACCACGTAATATGCGCAGACAAAAGGAATTGGCATCCCAGATGGGAATCGACGTAGCATGGAATTGTGCAATATCGCTCCGAGCCCTGGCATCCGGAGAAGAAGACCCCCACAGAATGGTAAGCAACTATGCCGATTGGGATATCAATGCCAAGTTGCCACACGGGGTGGAAGACGTGCGAAAACACTTGAAGGAAGTTGACAATGTTCCTCTTCTGGTCAGCCTTTTCACGGATGCCACGAAGGCTACAACAAAAGATATG GTCGACATCTTTCAAGAGTACCATGAAACAGCCATCACTGTGGGGCTGTCTCACTTGCCATGGAATAATGAAATCTTTTCCACGGCAGACATTGCAGTGGGTATCGATATTTTGACAGATATCACAGACACGTTACCTGCCGCATGGGGGGAAGGCGGCGAGGCGAGTATGACCCGAAACCATGTTCTACCATCGGAGTTAGAATTTGTTTGCGCAATAGCTTCGCATTCTTGTGCGTTTCGTTTCCAAGGAGCATCGTCTTTGTCGCACTTACCTGAAATTCTGGAGCAAGGACGAGCGGCACTGGAGGCCGTTACCGCAGCTGCA CGCGTCCCGCCGAAGAACGATCAAACCGTTGTCTTTCCAAGTCGCAATGAAGGAGTCAGGCTATACAGGACCATGTTGCTCAAAGCTCTTCTCCCGGCAATATTTCCGCAGTTAATGCATTTGATCGTTTTTGGTGAATTGATGCTCGAGATGGAACCCGCGCTTATCGAAATGAGGTGCCCCAGTGCATCAAGCTGGGTGGACGTTGTCCGATGTGACAGTCTGGAGGAATACTCAGGACCCGCCCGAATATCAGCGGGGGTGATCGTGTTTGCGCTATTTGTATTCTGTAATATTGTTGTTTCGACGTCCTTTGTAAGGCGCTTCGAATTGATAACTGACTATCCTCCGTGGCGGGACAACAAAATCGTCATTTGGGCCTTAGTCATTGGTGTCTTAATTACCATTGTCTACGTCATTTTGGCGGTAGACGAGGCCGCTTCGGGCTCACAGCTGCCTTGGTATTTTTACGCGCTGTCAGTACTTATACCTTTGCCGTGCTTGGTATGGAATGAGTGGTGCAAACGGGAAGAGGCCAAACAAGAGCGACGAGCAGATAAGCTCCGTCGCCTGCAATTCGAGACTCGTCTGGGTGCCTGGAGTCCTCGTTGA
- a CDS encoding predicted protein yields the protein MRNLLSALLLLLNHYAPVVAFAPSANSRDTLRARTHTGLGVQPDEFTPQGEVTRRSAFSTAISRALAVGTVAAGTTLPAWARLESVDRPDLLPAEKGVNVIQTEKFLTSGQAKRMNDLLVALERDTGFRVRVLCQSYPNTPGLAIRDYWDLGKEGQKDDKYVVLVVDQFGGRGNVLNFNVGDGLKFALPNVFWNRLSSKYGTTFYVRDNGIDLAVTNAIEAIVTCLRSEDQYCVSVPEEAPSMKSLGLF from the coding sequence ATGAGAAATCTGTTGTCTGCTTTACTCCTACTCCTCAACCATTATGCCCCCGTAGTCGCTTTCGCTCCTTCAGCTAATTCGAGGGACACCCTCCGTGCTCGGACCCACACTGGCCTCGGAGTGCAGCCGGACGAATTTACACCACAGGGTGAAGTAACGCGTCGTAGTGCCTTTTCTACCGCGATTTCTAGAGCATTGGCGGTAGGTACGGTTGCGGCAGGGACGACATTGCCAGCGTGGGCACGGCTGGAATCCGTGGATCGACCTGATTTACTACCCGCAGAAAAGGGGGTCAACGTCATTCAGACCGAAAAGTTCTTAACCAGTGGCCAGGCGAAGCGAATGAACGATCTCTTGGTAGCGCTTGAGCGGGATACGGGCTTTCGTGTTCGGGTTCTGTGTCAGTCTTACCCCAATACTCCTGGCCTTGCTATTCGTGATTACTGGGACCTCGGCAAAGAAGGACAGAAAGACGACAAGTacgtcgttctcgtcgtgGACCAATTTGGCGGTCGCGGGAACGTTCTGAATTTTAATGTCGGAGATGGCCTCAAGTTTGCTCTGCCCAATGTATTTTGGAACCGTCTGTCGTCCAAGTACGGAACGACCTTTTACGTTCGTGACAACGGCATCGATCTTGCTGTCACAAATGCGATCGAAGCTATTGTTACATGTTTGCGGTCTGAGGATCAATATTGCGTGAGCGTTCCGGAAGAAGCACCGAGCATGAAAAGCCTTGGCCTATTTTAA
- a CDS encoding predicted protein: MSAFKRAKLDDLPSEQIIGTHSGTFQADEAMGVFMLRQVSKYRNSKVVRSRDLEVLDKLDIVIDVGGIYDHTKLRYDHHQRNYDERFDAGKEGTAARCTKLSASGLVYRHYGKQVLKAYYPDLSDDYLQLAYDKLYNSLLEALDAIDTGVEMAPDGTELVYKDTTGLASRVGRLNPRWNEVDESGNTPNHDERFEKAVDICGQDFLSVMTVIVESDIPARDFVERALLKRHETDPSGEILCLESGGLPWRNHLYELEKIHAVEPIVKFVLYTDVSGMWRVQAVTVQGKAFENRLSLPAEWRGVRDQDLESVTKISGSRFVHAAGFIGGAETYEGVLKMAQVALTRQKKTSG; encoded by the coding sequence ATGTCCGCCTTCAAACGAGCGAAGTTGGACGACTTGCCATCGGAACAAATAATTGGAACGCACTCGGGGACATTTCAAGCCGACGAAGCGATGGGGGTATTTATGCTACGCCAAGTTTCGAAGTACAGGAACAGTAAAGTGGTCCGATCCCGTGATTTGGAGGTGCTCGACAAACTGGATATCGTGATCGACGTTGGCGGTATTTACGATCATACTAAACTACGGTACGATCACCACCAACGAAACTACGATGAGCGATTTGATGCAGGTAAGGAAGGGACGGCAGCGCGCTGCACCAAGTTGTCTGCTTCTGGATTGGTCTACCGGCACTACGGCAAGCAAGTGCTCAAGGCATACTACCCGGATCTTTCGGACGATTATTTGCAACTAGCGTACGACAAGCTATACAATTCTCTTTTAGAAGCCCTAGATGCCATTGATACCGGGGTAGAAATGGCTCCTGACGGAACAGAGTTAGTGTACAAGGACACCACTGGACTTGCCAGTCGTGTCGGTCGATTGAATCCGCGTTGGAATGAAGTCGACGAGAGCGGGAACACTCCCAACCACGACGAGCGATTTGAAAAGGCGGTCGACATTTGCGGCCAAGACTTTCTTTCGGTCATGACTGTGATCGTCGAAAGTGATATTCCTGCTCGTGATTTTGTGGAACGTGCTTTACTGAAGCGACACGAAACGGATCCATCGGGAGAGATTCTCTGCCTTGAATCTGGTGGCCTCCCCTGGCGCAATCATCTATACGAGCTCGAGAAAATCCATGCCGTAGAGCCCATTGTCAAATTTGTTCTATACACGGATGTTTCGGGTATGTGGCGGGTACAGGCAGTTACCGTACAAGGTAAAGCGTTCGAAAACCGCCTGAGTCTGCCTGCAGAATGGAGAGGTGTCCGCGATCAAGACCTTGAGTCCGTGACCAAAATTTCGGGATCGCGTTTTGTCCACGCTGCAGGCTTTATCGGCGGAGCAGAAACTTACGAGGGAGTGCTGAAAATGGCGCAGGTTGCTTTGACTCGCCAGAAAAAGACTAGCGGATAG